The Beijerinckiaceae bacterium RH AL1 genome has a segment encoding these proteins:
- a CDS encoding exported protein of unknown function (ID:RHAL1_00924;~source:Prodigal:2.6), with amino-acid sequence MKTLVHIIAVLSVVAAATPSRAYAPHHALPGQARDVQATAPRALPRAEAAPGVSLGGDDDTHQTATGGPSGSLF; translated from the coding sequence ATGAAGACGCTCGTTCACATCATCGCCGTGCTGTCCGTGGTCGCGGCCGCGACGCCGTCGCGCGCTTACGCCCCGCACCACGCGCTTCCCGGTCAGGCCCGCGACGTCCAGGCGACGGCGCCGCGCGCGCTGCCGCGGGCGGAGGCCGCGCCCGGCGTCTCGCTCGGCGGCGACGACGATACGCATCAGACCGCGACGGGTGGCCCCTCCGGCAGCCTTTTTTGA
- the livM_1 gene encoding Branched-chain amino acid transport system permease protein (ID:RHAL1_00919;~source:Prodigal:2.6), whose translation MTPVTLPRTARAAPLVTRPRAAVAALLLVAFVLVPLVGSSYLLDAILTPFLILSLAALGLNLLTGYTGLVSLGSAAFMAVGAFAAFDLDLHVPGLPLVASVLGAGLVTAAVGLAFGLPSLRLRGFYLAVSTLAAQFFVQWVFTKFGWFSNFSPSGVIDAPALRIGSLDLSSSGGRYLFTLGFVALLTLLVHRLASSEAGEALVAVCDNEIAARVLGIRVLRTKLLAFLVSSFVIGVAGALWAFAYLRTVEPAGFDLERSFQLLFIIIIGGLASIRGAFLGAALIVTTPILLSRLGSALLGNRFDSGTLDLSQHVLLGVLILVFLIAEPKGLVALVDRATARVSRAFSSIAD comes from the coding sequence ATGACGCCGGTCACGCTGCCCCGCACCGCGCGCGCCGCGCCGCTCGTGACGAGGCCGCGCGCCGCCGTCGCCGCGCTGCTGCTCGTCGCCTTCGTCCTCGTGCCGCTCGTCGGCTCGAGCTACCTGCTCGACGCGATCCTGACGCCATTCCTTATCCTCTCGCTGGCGGCGCTGGGGCTGAACCTGCTGACCGGCTACACCGGCCTCGTCTCGCTCGGCAGCGCCGCCTTCATGGCGGTCGGCGCCTTCGCGGCCTTCGATCTCGATCTGCACGTCCCAGGCCTGCCGCTCGTCGCCAGCGTGCTCGGCGCTGGCCTCGTCACGGCCGCGGTCGGGCTCGCCTTCGGCCTGCCGAGCCTGCGCCTGCGCGGCTTCTACCTCGCGGTCTCGACGCTGGCGGCGCAGTTCTTCGTGCAGTGGGTGTTCACCAAGTTCGGGTGGTTCTCGAACTTTTCGCCGTCCGGCGTGATCGACGCGCCGGCGCTCCGCATCGGCAGCCTCGATCTCTCCTCGTCGGGCGGGCGCTACCTGTTCACGCTGGGCTTCGTCGCGCTGCTCACTCTCCTGGTGCATCGCCTCGCCTCGAGCGAGGCCGGCGAAGCGCTCGTCGCGGTGTGCGACAACGAGATCGCGGCGCGCGTCCTCGGCATCCGCGTCCTGCGCACCAAGCTGCTCGCGTTCCTCGTCTCGTCCTTCGTCATCGGCGTCGCCGGCGCGCTGTGGGCCTTCGCCTATCTCCGCACCGTCGAGCCCGCCGGCTTCGATCTCGAGCGCTCGTTCCAGCTCCTCTTCATCATCATCATCGGCGGCCTCGCCTCGATCCGCGGCGCCTTTCTCGGCGCGGCGCTCATCGTCACGACGCCGATCCTGCTGTCGCGGCTCGGCAGCGCGCTCCTGGGCAACCGCTTCGATTCCGGCACGCTGGACCTCAGCCAGCACGTGCTCCTCGGCGTGCTCATCCTCGTCTTCCTCATCGCAGAGCCGAAGGGCCTCGTCGCCCTCGTCGACCGCGCCACAGCCCGCGTGTCGCGCGCCTTCTCTTCGATCGCCGACTGA
- a CDS encoding Metallophosphoesterase (ID:RHAL1_00925;~source:Prodigal:2.6), translating to MRWAGTGVLWTLVGGVPTSRGFLDAAAAAPAAGFTFLQISDSHVGFDKAANPHAIDTLKEAIGKIEAMPVKPSFMIHTGDITHLSRAQQFDDAAQIIGGVGVDVHYVPGEHDMVDETNGRLYRDRHGKGTQGAGWYAFDQQGVHFVGLVNVVDSKAGGLGNLGPEQIAWLAADLAGRPASTPIVVFAHIPLWTIYPDWGWGTDDGAQALQLLTRFGSVTVLNGHIHQIIQKVEGHMTFHTARSTAFPQPAPGTAPTPGPQIVPAERLRSVLGLTRVDVAFGRHDLAIVDSTLA from the coding sequence ATGAGGTGGGCGGGCACCGGCGTCCTGTGGACGCTGGTCGGCGGCGTGCCGACCTCGCGCGGCTTTCTCGACGCCGCCGCGGCGGCGCCGGCTGCCGGCTTCACCTTCCTGCAGATCTCCGACAGCCATGTCGGGTTCGACAAGGCCGCGAATCCGCATGCCATCGACACGCTGAAGGAAGCGATCGGCAAGATCGAGGCGATGCCGGTGAAGCCGTCGTTCATGATCCACACCGGCGACATCACGCATCTGTCGCGTGCGCAACAATTCGACGATGCCGCGCAGATCATCGGCGGCGTCGGCGTCGACGTGCACTACGTGCCGGGCGAGCACGACATGGTCGACGAGACCAACGGCCGGCTCTACCGCGATCGCCACGGCAAGGGCACGCAGGGCGCCGGCTGGTACGCGTTCGACCAGCAGGGCGTGCACTTCGTCGGGCTCGTCAACGTCGTCGACTCGAAGGCCGGCGGCCTCGGCAATCTCGGGCCGGAGCAGATCGCCTGGCTCGCGGCCGATCTCGCAGGGCGGCCGGCCTCGACGCCGATCGTCGTCTTCGCCCACATCCCGCTGTGGACGATCTACCCCGACTGGGGCTGGGGCACCGACGACGGCGCGCAAGCGCTGCAGCTCCTGACGCGCTTCGGCTCCGTCACCGTGCTGAACGGCCACATCCACCAGATCATCCAGAAGGTGGAAGGCCACATGACCTTCCACACCGCGCGCTCGACGGCCTTTCCGCAGCCGGCGCCCGGCACGGCGCCCACGCCCGGCCCGCAGATCGTGCCGGCCGAGAGGCTGCGCAGCGTGCTCGGCCTCACCCGCGTCGACGTCGCGTTCGGCCGCCACGACCTGGCGATCGTCGATTCCACCCTCGCCTGA
- the serA gene encoding D-3-phosphoglycerate dehydrogenase (ID:RHAL1_00916;~source:Prodigal:2.6) translates to MPSHSPFPHDVRVLLAENIAPSANEAFTRIGIREISRVARAVGAQDARELAATQVLGIRSQTKVFADLLAAAPALISVGCFSVGTNQVDLEATRARGIPVFNAPYSNTRSVAELTIGEIVMLFRRVPHRSQAMHTGGWDKSATGSYEVRGKTLGIVGYGSIGAQLSNLAEAMGMRVIFFDVTDKLRHGNTMPTDTLAELLSQSDVVSLHVPETAETNNLIGEAEIRAMRPGAYLINNSRGRVVDIAALAAALADNHLAGAAIDVFPVEPKANGEKFVSQLQGLENVILTPHIGGSTMEAQDRIGEEVSRKLADFIQSGSTAGAVNFPQVQIPTRREGARFLHTHRNVPGVLRQINDAMARSDINVAAQYLQTEGDLGYVVIEADAFAGNLETTLAALQAIPGTVHARLIPPPVVAAPARG, encoded by the coding sequence ATGCCAAGCCACAGCCCGTTTCCTCACGACGTCCGCGTCCTGCTCGCCGAGAACATCGCGCCGTCCGCCAACGAGGCGTTCACGCGCATCGGCATCCGCGAGATCAGCCGGGTGGCACGCGCGGTCGGGGCGCAGGATGCGCGCGAGCTTGCGGCGACGCAGGTGCTCGGCATCCGCTCGCAGACGAAGGTCTTCGCCGACCTGCTCGCGGCGGCGCCGGCGCTCATCTCGGTCGGCTGCTTCAGCGTCGGCACGAACCAGGTCGACCTCGAGGCGACGCGGGCGCGCGGCATCCCGGTCTTCAACGCGCCCTATTCCAACACCCGCAGCGTCGCGGAGCTGACGATCGGCGAGATCGTCATGCTGTTCCGCCGCGTCCCGCATCGCTCGCAGGCGATGCATACCGGCGGCTGGGACAAGTCGGCCACGGGCTCCTACGAGGTGCGCGGCAAGACGCTCGGCATCGTCGGCTACGGCTCGATCGGCGCGCAGCTCTCCAACCTCGCCGAGGCGATGGGCATGCGCGTCATCTTCTTCGACGTCACCGACAAGCTGCGCCACGGCAACACGATGCCGACCGACACGCTCGCCGAGCTCTTGTCCCAGAGCGACGTCGTCAGCCTGCACGTGCCGGAGACGGCCGAGACCAACAACCTCATCGGCGAGGCCGAGATCAGGGCGATGAGGCCCGGCGCCTATCTCATCAACAACAGCCGCGGGCGCGTGGTCGACATCGCGGCGCTCGCCGCCGCGCTCGCCGACAATCATCTCGCCGGCGCGGCGATCGACGTGTTCCCCGTCGAGCCGAAGGCCAACGGGGAAAAATTCGTATCCCAGCTCCAGGGGCTCGAGAACGTGATCCTCACGCCGCATATCGGCGGCTCGACCATGGAGGCGCAGGACCGCATCGGCGAGGAGGTGTCGCGCAAGCTCGCCGACTTCATCCAGAGCGGCTCGACGGCGGGCGCGGTCAACTTCCCGCAGGTGCAGATCCCGACGCGGCGCGAGGGCGCCCGCTTCCTCCATACCCACCGCAACGTGCCCGGCGTGCTGCGGCAGATCAACGACGCCATGGCGCGCTCCGACATCAACGTCGCCGCGCAGTACCTGCAGACGGAGGGCGACCTCGGCTACGTCGTCATCGAGGCGGACGCGTTTGCCGGAAACCTCGAGACCACGCTGGCCGCGCTCCAGGCCATCCCCGGCACGGTGCACGCGCGGCTCATCCCGCCGCCGGTCGTCGCCGCGCCGGCGCGGGGCTAG
- a CDS encoding hypothetical protein (ID:RHAL1_00920;~conserved hypothetical protein; putative membrane protein;~source:Prodigal:2.6) has protein sequence MPIARNRMRKALLAGALSIAAALGSSAANADEQYFPLQSYRVGPYAAGGTGFFGGFIDYLNLINIRDGGVNGVKLTWSECETQYEVERGVECYERLKDHKDIAAWTPLSVGIAYAMIDRITQDHVPLTTINHGRTDSTDGRVFPYVFPLLLNPYSETSGIVNFIATKLGGQDKLKGRKIVVLYHGSPYGKETIPIYELLAQKYGFEVQQIEVPHPGNEQQAQWLTIRRARPDYVVLRGWGVMNPVALKTAQKVGFPADHIIGNVWSNSEEDVLPAGAAAKGYTAITTQASGQSYPVVKEIIDKVYGAGKGNLDDKRRIGSVYHNLGIVNGILNVEAIRIAQQKFGKRTLSGDEVRWGFEHLSLDPARVEALGAKDLFHSINVTWKNHEGDGRVTFQQWDGKEWKVVSDWIAPDWALLRPIIEKSSEAYAKSHDIKLRTAADADKVIHDVGQ, from the coding sequence ATGCCCATCGCACGAAATAGAATGCGCAAAGCCCTTCTCGCCGGCGCGCTGTCGATTGCCGCCGCCCTCGGCTCGTCGGCCGCGAACGCCGACGAGCAATATTTTCCGCTGCAGAGCTATCGCGTCGGGCCTTATGCGGCCGGCGGCACCGGCTTCTTCGGCGGCTTCATCGACTACCTGAACCTCATCAACATCCGCGACGGCGGCGTCAACGGGGTCAAGCTGACCTGGAGCGAGTGCGAGACGCAGTACGAGGTCGAGCGCGGCGTCGAGTGCTACGAGCGCCTGAAGGACCACAAGGACATCGCCGCCTGGACGCCGCTGTCTGTCGGCATCGCCTACGCGATGATCGACCGCATCACGCAGGACCACGTGCCGCTGACGACGATCAACCACGGCCGCACGGATTCCACCGACGGTCGTGTGTTCCCCTACGTCTTCCCGCTGCTGCTCAACCCCTACAGCGAGACGTCCGGCATCGTGAACTTCATCGCGACGAAGCTCGGCGGCCAGGACAAGCTGAAGGGCAGGAAGATCGTCGTGCTCTACCACGGCTCGCCCTACGGCAAGGAGACGATCCCGATCTACGAGCTGCTGGCGCAGAAGTACGGCTTCGAGGTGCAGCAGATCGAGGTGCCGCATCCCGGCAACGAGCAGCAGGCGCAATGGCTCACGATCCGCCGCGCGAGGCCCGACTACGTGGTGCTGCGCGGCTGGGGCGTGATGAACCCCGTCGCGCTGAAGACCGCGCAGAAGGTCGGCTTCCCGGCCGACCACATCATCGGCAACGTCTGGTCGAACTCGGAAGAGGACGTGCTGCCGGCCGGCGCCGCGGCGAAAGGCTACACCGCCATCACGACGCAGGCCTCGGGCCAGAGCTATCCCGTGGTGAAGGAGATCATCGACAAGGTCTATGGCGCCGGCAAGGGCAACCTCGACGACAAGCGCCGCATCGGCAGCGTCTACCACAACCTCGGCATCGTGAACGGCATCTTGAACGTCGAGGCGATCCGCATCGCGCAGCAAAAATTCGGCAAGCGCACGCTGTCGGGCGACGAGGTGCGCTGGGGCTTCGAGCATCTCTCGCTCGATCCCGCCCGCGTCGAGGCGCTCGGGGCCAAGGATCTCTTCCATTCGATCAACGTCACCTGGAAGAATCACGAGGGCGACGGCCGCGTCACCTTCCAGCAGTGGGACGGCAAGGAATGGAAGGTCGTCTCCGACTGGATCGCGCCGGACTGGGCGCTGTTGCGGCCGATCATCGAGAAATCGTCGGAAGCCTACGCCAAGTCGCACGACATCAAGCTGCGGACCGCGGCCGACGCGGACAAGGTCATCCACGACGTGGGTCAATGA
- a CDS encoding RNA polymerase subunit sigma (ID:RHAL1_00927;~source:Prodigal:2.6) — MPHLGDALALARWLTGNRHDAEDVVQEACIRALSGLSTYEGRGAKAWLLTIVRNTCFTWLARNRPKDLVLAGSAANLDEIEAGAASWDEGPEVALIRRAEEAAVQAAIAAVPPPFKEVLVLRDIIGLSYKEIAHMMEVPIGTIMSRLARGRSLVAAELGKVVA, encoded by the coding sequence ATGCCCCACCTCGGCGACGCGCTTGCGCTCGCGCGCTGGCTCACCGGCAACCGCCACGATGCCGAGGACGTGGTGCAGGAGGCCTGCATCCGCGCGCTCTCCGGCCTTTCGACCTACGAAGGGCGCGGCGCGAAGGCCTGGCTGCTCACCATCGTGCGCAACACGTGCTTCACCTGGCTCGCGCGCAACCGCCCGAAGGATCTCGTGCTGGCCGGCAGCGCCGCCAATCTCGACGAGATCGAGGCCGGCGCCGCAAGCTGGGACGAAGGTCCCGAGGTCGCGCTGATCCGCAGGGCCGAGGAGGCCGCGGTGCAGGCGGCGATCGCCGCGGTGCCGCCGCCCTTCAAGGAAGTGCTGGTGCTGCGCGACATCATCGGCCTCAGCTACAAAGAGATCGCGCACATGATGGAGGTTCCGATCGGCACGATCATGTCGCGGCTCGCCCGCGGCCGCTCGCTCGTCGCCGCCGAGCTCGGAAAGGTCGTCGCATGA
- a CDS encoding hypothetical protein (ID:RHAL1_00923;~source:Prodigal:2.6), whose amino-acid sequence MKHLFACATALVLFSGVSVADETVIHRDGRDATVVHHDDATVVHHDGPVVHDGGCASKTVTKSNGEGDTVSKTKSVC is encoded by the coding sequence ATGAAACATCTGTTCGCATGCGCCACGGCGCTGGTCTTGTTCAGCGGCGTAAGCGTTGCCGATGAGACCGTCATTCATCGTGACGGACGCGACGCCACCGTGGTGCATCACGACGATGCGACCGTCGTCCACCACGACGGACCGGTCGTCCACGACGGTGGATGCGCGAGCAAGACCGTGACGAAGTCGAACGGCGAAGGCGACACCGTCTCCAAGACGAAGTCCGTTTGCTGA
- a CDS encoding hypothetical protein (ID:RHAL1_00926;~conserved exported protein of unknown function;~source:Prodigal:2.6), with translation MKSLLLAGLIGVLSLPSLAETPSGVSIENFTFKPATLTVHAGAHVTFKNADDIPHSVVMSDGSYHSRALDTGESVDVAFPKPGDYRYFCGLHPHMQGLITVVP, from the coding sequence ATGAAATCGCTGCTCCTCGCCGGCTTGATCGGCGTGCTGTCGCTGCCGTCGCTGGCGGAGACGCCGTCCGGCGTGTCGATCGAGAACTTCACCTTCAAGCCGGCGACGCTCACCGTGCACGCCGGGGCGCATGTGACGTTCAAGAACGCCGACGACATCCCGCATTCCGTCGTGATGAGCGACGGCAGCTATCATTCGCGCGCGCTCGACACCGGCGAGAGCGTCGACGTCGCTTTTCCCAAGCCCGGCGACTACAGGTACTTCTGCGGGCTGCATCCGCACATGCAGGGCCTCATCACGGTCGTGCCTTAG
- a CDS encoding ABC transporter ATP-binding protein (fragment) (ID:RHAL1_00917;~source:Prodigal:2.6), protein MLAFLELDAARDRKLDGLPYGVRKRIELARAVVAEPRLLLLDEPLAGMNGADKPDMARFIRATRDRFGTTIVLIEHDVDIVLGLADRITVLDYGRRIADGTPDEIRKNPAVIAAYLGQEPADHSHAGGTAA, encoded by the coding sequence ATGCTGGCCTTCCTCGAGCTCGACGCGGCGCGCGACCGCAAGCTCGACGGCCTGCCCTATGGCGTGCGCAAGCGCATCGAGCTTGCCCGCGCGGTCGTCGCCGAGCCGCGCCTGCTGCTCCTCGACGAGCCGCTCGCCGGCATGAACGGCGCCGACAAGCCGGACATGGCGCGCTTCATCCGCGCGACGCGCGATCGCTTCGGCACGACCATCGTGCTCATCGAGCACGACGTCGACATCGTGCTGGGGCTGGCCGACCGGATCACCGTGCTCGACTATGGGCGCAGGATCGCCGACGGCACGCCCGACGAGATCCGCAAGAACCCCGCCGTCATCGCCGCCTATCTCGGGCAGGAGCCGGCCGACCACTCCCACGCCGGGGGGACCGCGGCGTGA
- a CDS encoding putative branched-chain amino acid permease protein (ABC superfamily, membrane) (ID:RHAL1_00918;~source:Prodigal:2.6), whose product MSGLDWSFFVEVLVGGLLSGVMYSLVAVGFVLIYKASGVLNFAQGAMLLFAALTFVSLVERGVPVAAALGVTFALMVLLGIAIERTVLRPLVNKPPITLFVATLAVSYIIEGVAQLVWGTQVHALDLGIDDTPFEVWGVLISCFDLFAAAVAGTMVVALTLFFRFTRTGLVFRAVADDQLAALAVGLRLGRAWGAVWAASGLVALVGGLIWGARLGVQYSLSLVVLKALPVLVLGGFDSIAGAIVGGLLIGAAEKLAEVYLGPFVSGGIEGWFAYVVAMLVLLVRPGGLFGRKLVERV is encoded by the coding sequence GTGAGCGGGCTCGACTGGTCCTTCTTCGTCGAGGTGCTCGTCGGCGGCCTGCTGTCGGGCGTCATGTATTCGCTCGTCGCGGTCGGCTTCGTGCTCATCTACAAGGCGTCGGGCGTGCTCAACTTCGCGCAAGGCGCGATGCTGCTCTTTGCGGCGCTCACCTTCGTCAGCCTCGTCGAGCGCGGCGTGCCGGTGGCGGCGGCGCTCGGCGTGACCTTCGCGCTGATGGTGCTGCTCGGTATCGCGATCGAGCGCACCGTGCTGCGCCCGCTCGTCAACAAGCCGCCGATCACGCTCTTCGTCGCGACGCTCGCCGTCTCCTACATCATCGAGGGCGTCGCCCAGCTGGTGTGGGGCACGCAGGTGCATGCGCTCGACCTCGGCATCGACGACACGCCGTTCGAGGTCTGGGGCGTGTTGATCAGCTGCTTCGACCTGTTCGCCGCCGCCGTCGCCGGCACGATGGTCGTCGCGCTCACGCTCTTCTTTCGCTTCACACGCACCGGGCTCGTCTTCCGCGCGGTGGCGGACGACCAGCTCGCCGCGCTCGCCGTCGGGCTGCGCCTCGGCCGCGCCTGGGGCGCGGTCTGGGCGGCGTCGGGCCTCGTCGCGCTAGTCGGCGGCCTTATCTGGGGCGCGCGGCTCGGCGTGCAGTACTCGCTCTCGCTCGTCGTCCTGAAGGCGCTTCCCGTGCTGGTGCTCGGCGGCTTCGACTCGATCGCCGGCGCCATCGTCGGCGGCCTGCTCATCGGCGCAGCCGAGAAGCTCGCCGAAGTCTATCTCGGGCCTTTCGTCAGCGGCGGCATCGAGGGCTGGTTCGCCTACGTCGTCGCCATGCTCGTCCTCCTGGTGCGGCCCGGCGGCCTGTTCGGTCGCAAGCTCGTGGAGCGCGTGTGA
- a CDS encoding Porin (ID:RHAL1_00922;~source:Prodigal:2.6), translating into MSGFKKRSRVDQGRPTRLGRTVGTAGGALALALLAAAAGPARAQEAPARSDSAPSAPLGLPGETNPRVVPGLVRSVGPSGRNGPLAPLANDLDTYGIKLHAISIDFFTSNESVGLLPGHTENSLYNILGVDWDLSKVGGLTGTSLHYETTIFGANAGVGRTGASGFLGQTGDALVGYQGTFNTKTAVLSVATIQQKLFDDRLAFEIGRTHPNRYYALPLCQVLDSCFQDVLYYNAGFTSPQYSVYGANLSYKLTPATYVEGGAFSTNDGTRIGYDLGAEKQTGVLALGEVGYKTDFAMAAFPTTVSLTGFYNSSEHQVLDAQSAFGLDGGGVERHGTSGLVVQASKIVWRADGGHPDGLPTAKVPTSVLLYGSFGNAFDTTTPILSSSYIGATLQAPFAGRPADRFGVKVNYEKLNSNYAQYLAAANFVSGGSGAAFPGNEFVFEANAHIQLPAGLAFEPTVQYAINPNSYYNPLTARRPQNGLFAIGTLIIPVGILLGISPG; encoded by the coding sequence ATGTCTGGCTTCAAGAAGCGGTCGCGCGTCGATCAGGGCCGCCCAACACGGCTCGGCCGCACGGTCGGCACCGCCGGCGGCGCTCTCGCGCTGGCCTTGCTCGCAGCGGCCGCCGGCCCCGCCCGCGCGCAGGAGGCTCCCGCGCGCTCGGACTCGGCCCCGTCGGCGCCGCTGGGGCTGCCCGGCGAGACGAACCCGCGCGTCGTGCCGGGCCTCGTGCGCTCGGTCGGGCCGTCCGGCCGCAACGGGCCGCTGGCGCCGCTGGCCAACGACCTCGACACCTACGGCATCAAGCTGCACGCGATCTCGATCGACTTTTTCACGAGCAACGAGTCGGTCGGCCTGCTCCCCGGCCACACCGAGAACTCGCTCTACAACATCCTCGGCGTCGACTGGGACCTCTCGAAGGTCGGCGGTCTCACTGGCACGTCGCTGCATTACGAGACCACGATCTTCGGTGCCAACGCCGGCGTCGGCCGCACCGGCGCGAGCGGCTTTCTCGGCCAGACCGGCGATGCGCTCGTCGGCTACCAGGGCACCTTCAACACCAAGACGGCCGTCCTTTCGGTCGCGACGATCCAGCAGAAGCTCTTCGACGATCGCCTCGCCTTCGAGATCGGGCGAACGCATCCCAACCGCTACTACGCGCTGCCGCTCTGCCAGGTGCTCGACAGCTGCTTCCAGGACGTCTTGTACTACAACGCCGGCTTCACCTCGCCGCAATACTCCGTCTACGGCGCCAACCTCTCCTACAAGCTGACGCCGGCGACTTACGTCGAGGGCGGCGCGTTCTCGACGAACGACGGCACCCGCATCGGCTACGATCTCGGCGCCGAGAAGCAGACCGGCGTGCTTGCATTGGGCGAAGTCGGCTACAAAACCGATTTCGCGATGGCGGCCTTCCCGACCACCGTGTCGCTCACCGGCTTCTACAACTCCTCCGAGCACCAGGTGCTCGACGCGCAAAGCGCCTTCGGGCTCGATGGCGGCGGCGTCGAGCGGCACGGCACCTCGGGCCTCGTCGTGCAGGCCAGCAAGATCGTCTGGCGCGCCGACGGTGGCCACCCCGACGGGCTGCCGACCGCCAAGGTGCCGACGTCGGTCCTGCTCTACGGCAGCTTCGGCAACGCTTTCGACACGACGACGCCGATACTCTCGTCGAGCTACATCGGCGCGACGCTGCAGGCGCCGTTCGCCGGCCGCCCCGCCGACCGGTTTGGCGTCAAAGTCAACTACGAGAAGCTCAACAGCAATTACGCGCAGTACCTCGCCGCGGCGAACTTCGTGTCGGGCGGCTCCGGCGCGGCCTTCCCCGGCAACGAGTTCGTCTTCGAGGCCAACGCGCACATCCAGCTGCCCGCCGGCCTCGCCTTCGAGCCGACCGTCCAGTACGCGATCAACCCCAACAGCTACTACAACCCACTGACCGCGCGCCGCCCGCAGAACGGCCTCTTCGCCATCGGCACCTTGATCATCCCCGTCGGCATCCTGCTCGGCATCTCGCCGGGCTGA
- the livF_1 gene encoding leucine/isoleucine/valine transporter subunit; ATP-binding component of ABC superfamily protein (ID:RHAL1_00921;~source:Prodigal:2.6), translating into MSAVATLVGSKTIDDILVVDGLASHYAGGIAGLQNVSLRLARGEILAIVGPNGAGKTTLMRAIANLLPSERGRVTAGRILFEGLEASRTRCDALVRAGLASVLEGRHCFASLTLEENLLTGAAAQGLSRGAARRDLDRIYDLFPSLATRRRLLASQVSGGEQQMTAIGRALMSRPTLLLLDEPSMGLAPLAVRAIFEALARLNREDKLSVLLAEQNHALARRYAHRAMGLAAGISTSADLATREQLDSLYFGSPAAATQGERRLPSAVAT; encoded by the coding sequence ATGAGCGCTGTCGCCACTCTCGTCGGCTCGAAAACCATCGACGACATCCTCGTCGTTGATGGTCTGGCCTCGCACTATGCCGGCGGCATCGCCGGCCTGCAGAACGTGTCGTTGCGGCTCGCCCGCGGCGAGATTCTCGCCATCGTCGGTCCCAACGGGGCCGGCAAGACCACGCTCATGCGGGCGATCGCCAACCTGCTGCCGTCCGAGCGCGGGCGGGTCACGGCCGGCCGCATCCTGTTCGAGGGGCTCGAGGCGTCCCGCACGCGCTGCGATGCGCTGGTGCGCGCCGGCCTCGCCTCCGTGCTCGAAGGGCGGCATTGCTTCGCGAGCCTGACGCTCGAGGAGAACCTGCTCACCGGGGCCGCGGCGCAGGGCCTCAGCCGTGGCGCCGCCCGCCGTGACCTCGACCGCATCTACGATCTGTTTCCGAGCCTGGCGACGCGCCGGCGGCTCCTCGCCTCGCAGGTCTCCGGCGGCGAGCAGCAGATGACCGCGATCGGTCGCGCGCTGATGTCGCGCCCGACGCTCCTGCTGCTCGACGAGCCGTCCATGGGCCTGGCGCCGCTGGCCGTGCGCGCGATCTTCGAGGCGCTGGCCCGCCTCAACCGCGAGGACAAGCTCAGCGTGCTGCTCGCCGAGCAGAACCATGCGCTCGCGCGGCGCTACGCGCATCGGGCGATGGGTCTCGCCGCGGGCATCTCGACGTCGGCCGATCTCGCCACCCGCGAGCAGCTCGACAGCTTGTATTTTGGGTCGCCGGCAGCAGCGACGCAGGGCGAGCGACGCCTGCCGAGCGCTGTGGCGACGTAG